The Aedes albopictus strain Foshan chromosome 1, AalbF5, whole genome shotgun sequence genomic interval tattcaaaacaaacaaattcattttcgctctccctcttcacacagtcagtcaatccttagtcattgaatatgaagccgatcgagaaatatcttcataattacctacgtttatggctacgattccatCCAAAAACAcaccacaacaatcaaatgggaaaagttcTGTGTAAAggaccgttaaatgtaatcgaaacgttattattttatcagcaatttaacactttgtaagaagtttacaaatattcattgactttcattcagttgacaaacgagtatcgagcagctgaatatgaatatgcaagcaagtgaatgaaaattgccgcacggttaacttcagctcgtctgctcgaaaattttgcgccctgcgcAGCGGTATAAAGGCGACCCTTTGGCTTCCTAGTTCTGTTTTGAAGACTGTTATGCAGTACTGGATCAGCACGGACAACGTTTGCAAGCTCAGTGTCTTCCGTTTTATGCTTCTTAATGCTTCTTAATTCAACTTGAAGCTTATGATTTGCTTTTCTCTTCGCAATTGCTGATTACTTTATTCTCTCACTTTTTCCGTTTTTCCTTACGAAGTGACCGTTGCAGATCTCGCATATGACCTTCCATGGTCGATCCCTTCGATTTCTCATCCATGTAGAGTGATTTGTAGTCGACGTTTATATGGAAGATGTCATCTTTCGAACTGAGGTCGGTAGATATTCAGATTGAAGATTGTACAGTCAATTTGTTGGAATCTGAATAAACATAAGCTAGTCATAATTACTTCTGactaataaaaacaaaatttaccTGGTGAGAGAAGTTCAAGTTGGCTAGGTTCAACGAGGCTTTCGATCGAGACTGTGTTCGGACTATTGCTTTCAGCAGTCTCAAAGCTGATCGATAGattaactgatcgaatttttgaaGGACCCGGATTTGAGCTGCACAATGCTGTTCCGCATTCAGCAGCCTCGGAGTCATCGGCCAGATATTTggtttcctcataaaattcttctgaagAGTCGAGGCAGACCAAATGTTCTATGTCTGTATATTCCTCATCGTCATCGTTTTTCACAGCAGTCTCTCGGGAGACCTGAGAATTTCCGAAGTTTATTGTTGAGACCGCATCATCGCGCAATCTGTATTATGGATTATTCCTTAGTTCGTCATGAGGCTGGTGCCAAGGTTAGTAGTCATATTTACCTTCTGTGTGATATGGAGTGGATTTGAAAAAACGATTCTTCGAAATGATCCGAGCAGATTTTCATTCTTTTCACGACTTCTGAGCCTCCATCAGCGTACGCTGCTGAGAGTCTCCACGAGTTGCAACTTTCTACTCATTTGGAGCACCTATTAAACAAATATTCCGTGCAATAATGAGGATTCCCATGGGATAACAATAAATTACCCTATCGGGTTCCTTTGGAAAGCTGAATAAGGATCTTCCATCACCTTTTTCATCGCTGTACGGACAAAAATAAACTTCGCACTTCCGACCCATGTTTGTTTACAAGTTGTTGACAACGAATGAACGCACACATATCAAAAGATAAACGTCAAAGTGGTTGACTGTGGGCGCCTCTACCGGTACAATCGCGCGTGACATAAATTTTGAATTGACCGTTATTCACGTACTTTACGGCTATCggagaagtgttacgtctgtttgtctgtggtcaaacTCAAACCAAAAAGTTCGAGGTGAGTGTCGTCGGCACACTATCAAATTTCAGAATCGGTCGTTCAAATGGTACATTTCTCGCTCAAAAACACACTCATAATTCGGGATGAGGGTACATTTTCGTTGAAAAATGAAGTAAATCCCTAAGAACAAACAGCTTTCGAGGTTACGATGAATTTGAGCGATAATGTTCCGAAATCGATAATGTGCCATGTATAAAATCTTGGCACCTTTGGCCAGTCTGTGGCTTTACAGTCAATTCTCTATGCATCGACTTCAAAGGAAGCTACCACGGTAGATGTTTCGACTTGAGGCTGGTTCACTTTTTCGTTGTAATATCGCTTAAGGACGAATTGTATGTACATTTGCGATAATGATATCTTTTCCATTATCACTAAGGCATGGTCCGATTTATGGTTCAGAAGAATCTATATCGTTGGAATGAGCAGTCGCGTTTCGTTTATCAGCAAATGAACGAGTGTGAAAGCTTGgatttgataatctttgagtgcTGATCCGATAACTTCGGTACGTATAATAGTGTAACGTTGCAGAAAAAAAGTTTATGCAATTTATTAGTGTGATCTACAATAGAAAAATTAAAGAATAATCAAGATTATGCCCATGCAATTAACGAGGTGAATGtgcaaaaaatgtaattttctgatCATTCTTGAGATTAAAGGATTCTGTACCTACCACATGATACACGACTCCAAGAAGAGCATTATCAGATACCAAACGCTGAAGTTTTCAAAAGCAGTTTAAATGTATGAACGGTATCGGTGATGCGTTGTGACCATCCATGCGTGGCAGTTTTAGAGAATTTACCATACTGTGAAGAGCACGTCAATGattattaagggcggacgggacggtcgggtaaatatccgccattgctctgttgctactaagatggtaatctcagattctacttcatattttgcaacaaaaacctatcattgtgtatgctcacttgcactgcacatgctgattgtttttcatcatcttcagtgcaatagaactcgagattaccatcttcaaaatcgcgaggcaaattgttagaaagagaggcaagataggaaaaataacacggcgtcccgtttcaccttaactgtTTTCTATCTTTCGCAGACCATTAGAAAATATCTTCTCAGTAAATCGTATTCGTCATGGAATCATGTAATCCGGAGTCGCCGTTGAAacaagattttcaaaaggaatacaACATCATTCTGTTTGGTGAAACTGGCGCGGGAAAATCAACTCTGATTAACTATCTGACAAATTATTTTGGAAACGGCACACCAGGAAATTTCAAAATTGCAATCCCTACGAAGCATCATGTGGCAACCGAGGGTCTAGAGCACCACGAAGACAACGTTCAGGATGCTACAAAAAGCCAAACTAGAGCCTGTACTGTATATAATTTCAGAGAACAGGACACGATATTCAACTTCATAGACACGCCAGGGCTCAGTGATACCGAAGGGCCGGAACAGGATGATTTCAACGTTCGGCAAATTATGGGAGCCGCTGAGCAGAGCGGTATGTTGACAGCAATCATCCTTGTTATAAATGGAACGCAGGCCCGAGCTACTGTAACGCTGCGCAACACGTTGTGTCTGTTGAGAAGCTCAATACCAGACGTCCTTCTGCAGAACCTTGTCGTTGTTCTAACAAATTGTTCTGTTACAACAGTCAACTTCGACCTGGTCCATTTAGAACCATGGACTATTGCTGAGTCGAACGTTTTCCACATGAACAACTGTGCCCTCAGTAGACCAGTATCACAATGGACAAAAAACGAACGGATGAAGAAAAATATGGAAATGGAATGGGAATGCTCAATGGAAACTATCGAAGAATTGACCCAGAACTTGAAGCAGCTTGGTGGAAAAGCGACCGAAGCTTTCAAACAAATGCGCATTAATAGAGACAGAATAAAATCGCAGCTACAAAGCATTTTGGCGGAGGTGAAGAAGTTCCAGGATCTTCAAAACGAACTGGATATTATGAAAACCACTCAGCAGCATATATCCACCGACATTGAAAAATATTCCGACTATAAGCGAACGAAACAGGTGGAATATACGGAATTGGAAAAATGCGATTTTTACAGTACAATCTGCACGGAATGCTGTAAACTATGCTATGAATGTTGGACACATGTCAATTCGCCCAAAGCAGTTCGTTATGCAAGACCACGTTCAACACCGACTATTAGTGGCATAATAAGTTTTTTTAATGCTACATTTGGTGGAAATTGCCATTGCGGCCATACACCCTACAGTCACTACGACGACAACGTTAAGTCAGTCAAGAAAACGAAAACCGTCGAGGAAATTCTCGAAGATATAAAAACCGCCTATGATGATAGCGTGAGTAAAAATGAACAAATACAGTCTAAAATTGGTGGCCTGGACGCCGATATTGCTGCACTGAAACATGCTCTCGATGCGAAAGAAATGGAAATCCTGGAATGCTGTGATGGGCTGAAGAAACTCTGCTCGCAGTTTAACTTTGTAGACGAGCTCCAGGGCGTCATTGATGTCATGGAGAGAGATGCCCGTTCGCTTACCTCCACGGTGGCAAGGGTCGATGCTGAGAACAGAATCAGAAGCATCAAACACCTGGTCGATACGCTGTCAAGTGCTGGGAAGAGTGGGTAGAACGCAACACAAGTTTCGGATAGAGAATGAAGTATAATaaatgcttattttttttttgtttttattaatgtgtattttaacttataactaattctacacttcataaATGCTTATGTCAAAGAGAATTATTTCTGTTTAATATTCAGTTTCGAATAGTTTTTGCTCTTATTTTTTATAGCACCATCAAAACAAGacttgcgtgcgcagctttttcttttttctcgcttgtTTTCTTTGATacacgcaagaaagagcgagataaaagagggggcaaagtgcccccACTTTTACATGTTTCTTTCTCTTGTTTGTTTaccagagtgagtgagaaaaaagaaaaagctgcgcacgctagagataACAaaactccagttagcctagtggttaaggctatggatcgccaatccggagacgacgggttcgattctcgttccagtcgggaaaatttctcgactccctgggcatagagtatcattatacttgcctcacaatatacaaaattcatgcaatggcaggcagagaaagcccttcagttaataactgtggaggtgctcaaagaatactaagtagaagcgaggcaggccaagtcccagtgcgaacgtagagtcataaaaaaagaaaaagaaaatcaatttcaagataaaactaaatcaacaatatttctccaaaatacacggttcgtggctgccgttctccatccttggtcacgcccaatgctcgccaagtcacgctccacctgatccgcctattgtgctctctgcgctcgaCGCCTTCTTGTGCAAACCGGGTCTGTAGAGAACACCATCTTTGCAGGGTTTGCACCACCAAGAATACaggcttgcaacatgccctgcccatcgtatccttccgactttagCCActttttggatgctgggttcgctgtaaagtgcaacgagctcgtagttcatccttctccgccacacaccgttctcctgcacgccgccgaagatcgtccttagcaggtccttctcgagcatggtccatgtctcgtgtccgtagaggaccaccggtcttattagcgttttggtgTGTCGGTGCATTTGGTACgtcggtgaatctttttcgaccgcagtttcttctggaacccgtagtaccgacttccactaatgatgcgtctccgaatttcacggctcacgttgttgtcagccgtcagtaaggatccgaggtagacaaattcctccaccacctcgaaagtatctctgTCTATCGTTACATCactacccagacgaatccggtcgtgCTCGCCTACCAtcctgtactttgtttttgacacattcatcaacagtccgacctttgctgctttgcctttcaggcgggtgtacccaCAGcttgccatcgttccaaatgttctggcgataatgtccatgtcgtccgcaaagcacacaaattgaccggattttttttaaatcgttccccggccgttgagcccggctcgtcgcatcacaccttccagagcgatgttgaagagtaggcatgagagtccgtcaccttgtcgcaatccccggcgagattcgaatgaactggatagttcacccgaaacccttacccagttttgcacaccgtctatcgttgctttaatcagtctagtcagcttcccaggaaaaccgcTTTCGTccgtgattctccatagctctgcgcggtcgatactgtcgtatgccgccttgaagtcgatgaacaggtgatgcgttgggacctggtattcacggcatttgtggaggatttgccgtacggtgaagatctggtccgttgttgaccggtcgtcgatgaagccggcttgataacttcccacgaactcgtttgttttaggtgacagacgacggaagatgatccgggatagcactttgtaggcagcattcaaaatagtgaccgctctgaagttctcacatcccaaatggtcgcctttcttgtgaatggggcagattaccccttccttccactcctccggtagctgttcggattgccagatcctgactatcagccgatgcagataggtggccaacttttctgggcccatcttgatgagttcagctgctataccatccttaccagctgctttgttggatttgagctgctggatgacatccttaacttctctcagcgtggaagttggtccttttccgtcctccgctgcactgacgtcgtcgtttcctccgttgccgtggtcttctgtgcctacgttctccacgccattcaagtactgatcgaagtgctgcttccatctttcgatcacctcacgtccgtccgtcaagaggcatccgtctttatccctgcatatttcgacttgcggcacgaagccgttgcgggatgcgtttagcttctgatagaacttccgtgtttcttgggaacagcacagcacgtccatttcttcacactccgcttcttccaggcagcgctttttatcccgaaagaggcgggtctgctgtttccgcttctgtttgtaacgttccacgttctgtcgagtcccttgctgcagcattaccgcactcgctgcgtttttctcctccaaaaccgttctgcactcttcgtcgaactattcgttccgttgattccgttccacgtacccgatggtgctctcggctgcgtcgttgatggctgctttcactgtactccagcagtcctctagaggggcctcatcgagctcgccctcgtctggcaacgcggcctcgagattctacgcgtatgcttaggcgacatccggttgcttcagtcgctctaggttgtaccgtggcggtcgcttgtaccgtacattgttgatgacggagaatttttggcgaagtttgaccatcaccagatagtaatcggagtcgatgttggcgccacgataggtcctgacatcgataatgtcggagaagtgccgtccgtcaatcagaacgcggtcgatttgagattccgtctgctgtggtgatctccaggtgtaacgctaagggaggctgtgttggaaaaaggtgctacgtatggccatatttttggaggcggcgatatCAATGAGTCGttgaccgttttcgttcgtctgctggtgggcgttgAACTTTCCAATGGTCGGTCTTAATTCTTCCTCCTAGCCTAACTGAGCGTTCAAATCATCTATGATGATCTTGGACATCGTGGCTTGGGTATGGGCagctgtcgtactcgcgttcgagctgcgcgtaaaatgcgtctttgtcatcatcagtgcttccggagtgagggctgtgcacgtttattatgctgatgttgaagaatcggcccttgatcctcaacctgcacattctttcgtcgatcggccaccaaccgatcacgcgcctctgcatgtcgcccatcactataaaagctgttcccagctcacgtgtgttgccgcaactctggtagatggtatgattacctctaaacgttcgcaccatagatcctgtccaacacacctcctgcagcgctacgattccgaacccgcggtccttcagtatatcggcgagtatgcgggtgctcccgatgaaattgagagatctgcagttccacgtaccgagcttccaatcgcaagtcccttttcgtcgctgtggtcgtcgccattggtatcggttcgcattcttctctttttgattttccggtgctagtcttttttacggctggctcgcagggcctgacaccaacccactaaccc includes:
- the LOC115267199 gene encoding uncharacterized protein LOC115267199; this encodes MESCNPESPLKQDFQKEYNIILFGETGAGKSTLINYLTNYFGNGTPGNFKIAIPTKHHVATEGLEHHEDNVQDATKSQTRACTVYNFREQDTIFNFIDTPGLSDTEGPEQDDFNVRQIMGAAEQSGMLTAIILVINGTQARATVTLRNTLCLLRSSIPDVLLQNLVVVLTNCSVTTVNFDLVHLEPWTIAESNVFHMNNCALSRPVSQWTKNERMKKNMEMEWECSMETIEELTQNLKQLGGKATEAFKQMRINRDRIKSQLQSILAEVKKFQDLQNELDIMKTTQQHISTDIEKYSDYKRTKQVEYTELEKCDFYSTICTECCKLCYECWTHVNSPKAVRYARPRSTPTISGIISFFNATFGGNCHCGHTPYSHYDDNVKSVKKTKTVEEILEDIKTAYDDSVSKNEQIQSKIGGLDADIAALKHALDAKEMEILECCDGLKKLCSQFNFVDELQGVIDVMERDARSLTSTVARVDAENRIRSIKHLVDTLSSAGKSG